In one window of Undibacter mobilis DNA:
- a CDS encoding SEL1-like repeat protein — protein MINLAVVAETREPSDGDACFERGMACSAGAGVPVDLIEAHKWFNIAAMRGHREAAQLRREVADQMTDSEIGCAQRAARDWLKRHQPAPVEIIRAAA, from the coding sequence ATGATCAATCTTGCGGTGGTCGCGGAGACCAGAGAACCTTCGGATGGCGACGCGTGCTTCGAACGCGGCATGGCCTGTTCGGCCGGTGCCGGCGTGCCGGTCGATCTCATCGAGGCGCACAAGTGGTTTAACATCGCGGCCATGCGCGGGCATCGCGAAGCCGCTCAGCTGCGCCGTGAGGTCGCGGACCAGATGACCGACAGCGAGATCGGCTGCGCCCAGCGCGCCGCGCGGGACTGGCTCAAGCGTCATCAACCGGCGCCGGTTGAGATCATTCGCGCCGCCGCCTGA
- a CDS encoding DUF2147 domain-containing protein has protein sequence MQFPNFKTATLAAAVLLGSSLLAGAQAAMPVAGTWLSADGGTKVRVSDCGGNKLCGKVVWLNEPIDRDTGKPKTDKRNSDPAKRARPLLGVQVVNGMTPSGDNKWSGQIYNADDGKIYQAHVKLVSDNAMQVQGCVLGFLCKSQTWTRAD, from the coding sequence ATGCAGTTTCCAAATTTCAAAACGGCCACGCTCGCGGCGGCCGTGCTCCTCGGTTCTTCCCTTCTTGCCGGCGCGCAGGCGGCGATGCCGGTAGCCGGTACCTGGCTCTCTGCAGACGGCGGCACCAAAGTGCGCGTCAGCGATTGCGGCGGCAACAAACTGTGCGGCAAGGTCGTCTGGCTCAACGAGCCGATCGACCGCGACACGGGCAAGCCGAAGACCGACAAGCGCAATTCCGACCCGGCCAAGCGCGCGCGTCCCCTTCTCGGCGTGCAGGTTGTCAACGGCATGACGCCGAGCGGCGATAACAAGTGGTCGGGCCAGATCTACAATGCCGACGACGGCAAGATCTATCAGGCCCACGTGAAGCTGGTCAGCGACAACGCCATGCAGGTGCAGGGCTGCGTGCTGGGCTTCCTGTGCAAGAGCCAGACCTGGACCCGCGCCGACTGA
- a CDS encoding glutathione binding-like protein, with product MLEECRLAYVVKPINITKGEQFNSDFLKISPNNRIPAIVDPNGPGGRPIPIFESGAILQYLGRKTGKFYPKDERGRVEVDQWLFWQVGGVGPMAGQVHHFKNYARQHIAYAIARYVDEVNRLYGVMNERLAGRDFVAGRYSIADMALVGWINGWQRQGQDIEQFPRLKQWLTRMKSRPAVERALALGQSWRQGVDMKDPRVQAVLFGQRAR from the coding sequence ATGCTTGAGGAGTGCCGGCTGGCTTACGTCGTGAAGCCGATAAACATCACCAAGGGTGAGCAGTTCAATTCCGACTTTCTGAAAATTTCGCCGAACAACCGCATCCCGGCGATCGTCGATCCGAATGGTCCCGGCGGGCGGCCGATCCCGATCTTTGAATCCGGCGCTATCCTTCAGTATCTCGGCCGCAAGACCGGCAAGTTCTATCCCAAGGACGAGCGCGGCCGCGTTGAAGTCGATCAATGGCTGTTCTGGCAGGTCGGCGGCGTTGGCCCCATGGCCGGGCAAGTGCATCACTTCAAGAACTACGCGCGCCAGCATATCGCCTACGCGATCGCGCGCTATGTCGATGAGGTGAACCGGCTCTATGGCGTAATGAATGAGCGACTTGCCGGCCGTGACTTCGTCGCCGGTCGCTACTCGATCGCCGACATGGCGCTGGTCGGCTGGATCAATGGCTGGCAGCGCCAGGGCCAGGACATCGAGCAGTTTCCCCGCCTCAAGCAATGGCTCACCCGCATGAAATCGCGCCCTGCGGTCGAGCGCGCGCTGGCGCTGGGGCAATCGTGGCGGCAGGGCGTCGATATGAAGGACCCAAGAGTGCAGGCCGTGCTGTTCGGACAGCGCGCGCGCTAA
- the gatB gene encoding Asp-tRNA(Asn)/Glu-tRNA(Gln) amidotransferase subunit GatB has product MNVQNKPSKLIKGSTGDWEVVIGMEVHAQVTSKSKLFSGASTEFGGAPNSHVSLVDAAMPGMLPVINEECVRQAVRTGLGLKAKINLRSVFDRKNYFYPDLPQGYQISQYKQPVVGEGEVVVDLDNGEAVTVGIERLHLEQDAGKSVHDRHPSMSAVDLNRSGVALMEIVSKPDLRASDEAMAYVAKLRSILRYLGTCDGDMEKGSLRADVNVSVRRPGEPFGTRCEIKNMNSIRFIGQAIEYEARRQIEIIEDGGSIDQETRLFDPAKGETRSMRSKEEAHDYRYFPDPDLLPLELSPDMVEGLKAALPELPDEKKARFVRDLGLSAYDAGQLVAERETADYFETVATGRDAKLAANWVINELFGRLNKEGLTIASSPVSAAQLGGVIELIGDKTISGKIAKDLFEILWTEGGDPRDLVKARGMAQVTDLSAIGGIVDDLIAKNPDKVEQAKANPKAMMWFVGQAMKASGGKASPQAVNDLLKSKLGL; this is encoded by the coding sequence ATGAACGTGCAGAACAAGCCCTCCAAGCTCATCAAGGGCTCAACCGGCGACTGGGAAGTGGTCATCGGCATGGAAGTCCATGCCCAGGTGACCTCGAAGTCGAAACTGTTTTCCGGCGCCTCGACCGAATTCGGCGGCGCCCCGAACAGTCATGTCTCGCTGGTCGACGCCGCCATGCCCGGCATGCTGCCGGTGATCAACGAGGAATGCGTCCGTCAGGCGGTACGCACCGGCCTCGGCCTCAAGGCGAAGATCAATTTGCGCTCGGTGTTCGACCGGAAGAACTACTTTTATCCGGACCTGCCGCAGGGCTACCAGATCAGCCAGTACAAGCAGCCGGTGGTCGGCGAGGGCGAGGTCGTGGTCGATCTCGACAACGGCGAGGCGGTCACCGTCGGCATTGAGCGCCTGCATCTGGAACAGGATGCCGGCAAGAGCGTCCACGACCGGCACCCCTCGATGTCGGCGGTCGACCTCAACCGCTCCGGCGTCGCGCTGATGGAGATCGTCTCGAAGCCCGATCTGCGGGCGTCCGATGAGGCGATGGCCTATGTCGCCAAGCTGCGCTCGATCCTGCGCTATCTCGGGACCTGCGACGGCGACATGGAAAAGGGCAGCTTGCGCGCCGACGTCAACGTTTCGGTGCGGCGCCCCGGCGAGCCGTTCGGTACGCGCTGCGAAATCAAGAACATGAACTCGATCCGCTTTATCGGCCAGGCGATCGAATACGAGGCGCGCCGGCAGATCGAGATCATCGAGGACGGCGGTTCGATCGACCAGGAGACGCGGCTGTTCGACCCGGCCAAGGGCGAAACCCGTTCGATGCGCTCGAAGGAAGAGGCACACGACTACCGCTATTTTCCCGATCCGGACCTGCTGCCGCTGGAACTGAGCCCCGACATGGTCGAGGGACTGAAAGCGGCGCTGCCGGAACTGCCTGACGAGAAGAAGGCGCGGTTCGTGCGCGACCTCGGCCTGTCGGCCTATGACGCCGGCCAGCTGGTGGCCGAGCGCGAAACCGCTGACTATTTCGAAACCGTCGCAACGGGACGCGACGCCAAGCTGGCGGCGAACTGGGTGATCAACGAATTGTTCGGCAGGCTGAACAAGGAAGGCCTCACCATCGCGTCGTCGCCGGTCTCGGCGGCGCAGCTCGGCGGCGTCATCGAGCTGATCGGCGACAAGACCATCTCGGGCAAGATCGCCAAGGATCTGTTCGAGATCCTCTGGACCGAAGGCGGCGACCCGCGCGACCTGGTGAAAGCGCGCGGTATGGCACAGGTCACCGACCTGTCCGCCATCGGCGGTATCGTCGACGACCTCATCGCCAAGAACCCGGACAAGGTGGAGCAGGCGAAAGCCAATCCAAAGGCGATGATGTGGTTCGTCGGCCAGGCGATGAAGGCATCCGGCGGCAAGGCGAGCCCTCAGGCGGTTAACGATCTGCTAAAATCCAAACTCGGTCTGTAA
- a CDS encoding nuclear transport factor 2 family protein, which translates to MPLQPSETILQKSEQTRAVLANLLAAFVSGDRERLIACYGDDVDWLFMAPASVFPFAGRRHGKAEVGKGFSALFENYRIISYQTEAMLADGDWASTLADGQFLQKDTGRTIRIRTGNFYRFNNGLVVQYRGITDSLDIVEQVIGRELDF; encoded by the coding sequence ATGCCCCTCCAGCCCTCGGAAACAATATTGCAGAAATCCGAGCAGACGCGCGCGGTACTCGCCAATCTCCTGGCCGCTTTTGTCAGCGGCGATCGGGAACGTCTCATCGCCTGTTATGGCGACGACGTCGATTGGCTGTTCATGGCGCCGGCGTCTGTCTTTCCCTTCGCCGGTCGGCGGCATGGCAAGGCGGAGGTCGGGAAGGGCTTTTCGGCGCTGTTCGAAAACTATCGGATCATCAGCTACCAAACCGAGGCCATGCTCGCCGACGGCGACTGGGCTTCGACTTTGGCCGACGGCCAGTTCCTGCAGAAGGACACCGGACGCACCATTCGCATCCGGACGGGCAATTTCTACCGTTTCAACAATGGTCTGGTCGTTCAGTATCGGGGCATTACCGATAGCCTCGATATCGTCGAGCAAGTGATCGGCCGCGAACTCGATTTCTAG
- a CDS encoding nuclear transport factor 2 family protein — protein MTTEITRAALEDIIDAFQRGDHTRLAARYDDDIESLLYAPPTVFPFAGLKRGKSAVLTGLLLVYRSYIITRYAVSLALVDGDRAASIADFHLVQRSTGRVITTSLASFYRFRDGKLIGYRGFTDSFDWAEQVLGRELDP, from the coding sequence ATGACGACAGAGATCACGCGTGCGGCGCTCGAAGACATCATCGATGCGTTTCAGCGCGGCGATCACACGCGTCTGGCGGCCCGGTACGACGATGACATTGAATCGCTGCTGTATGCGCCGCCAACGGTCTTTCCGTTCGCCGGTCTGAAGCGGGGCAAGAGTGCGGTGCTCACCGGCCTGCTGCTGGTCTATCGGTCCTACATCATTACGCGTTACGCAGTGTCGCTGGCCTTGGTTGATGGCGATCGGGCGGCATCGATTGCCGATTTCCATCTCGTTCAGCGCTCGACCGGACGGGTGATCACGACGAGTCTGGCCAGCTTCTATCGTTTTCGCGACGGCAAGCTGATCGGATATCGTGGTTTCACGGATAGCTTCGATTGGGCCGAACAGGTGCTCGGCCGCGAACTCGATCCGTAA
- a CDS encoding nuclear transport factor 2 family protein, producing the protein MSGRGSAYPIVMEIHDAFRRSEYFRMAALYARDIEWQMHASPSIFPVGGQRRGKSAVFLMLLNISLHYRFDHYEIDDVVAEGDWAAVVADVSITQRKTGRVIRCRAASFNQVRDGKVVAYRGFIDSFDAAEQMLGRIIAP; encoded by the coding sequence ATGTCCGGCCGCGGTTCGGCTTATCCGATCGTCATGGAAATCCATGACGCGTTTCGCCGGTCCGAGTATTTCCGCATGGCAGCGCTTTATGCCCGCGACATCGAGTGGCAGATGCATGCGTCGCCGTCTATCTTTCCTGTGGGCGGACAACGGCGTGGCAAAAGCGCAGTCTTCCTGATGCTGCTGAACATCAGCTTGCACTACCGGTTCGATCACTACGAAATCGACGATGTTGTTGCCGAAGGCGATTGGGCGGCGGTCGTCGCCGACGTGTCCATCACGCAAAGAAAAACAGGCCGGGTCATTCGATGCCGTGCGGCCAGCTTCAACCAGGTTCGCGACGGCAAGGTGGTGGCCTATCGCGGGTTCATCGACAGTTTCGATGCGGCCGAGCAGATGTTGGGCCGTATCATAGCGCCTTGA
- the gatA gene encoding Asp-tRNA(Asn)/Glu-tRNA(Gln) amidotransferase subunit GatA translates to MTELTALTLADARDRLRKKDLSSAELTAAHLAAIEKARSLNAFVLETPEIATAMAKASDARIAKGEGGPLEGIPLAIKDLFCTKGVRTTACSHILDNFVPTYESTVTSQLWRDGAVMLGKTNNDEFAMGSSNETSYFGPVQSPWRRKGGDLGSNTPLVPGGSSGGSAAAVAAQLCLGATATDTGGSIRQPAAFTGTVGIKPTYGRCSRWGIVAFASSLDQAGPMAKTVRDAAIMLRSMAGPDAKDTTCADIAVPDYEAAVGKSVKGLRIGIPKEYRLDGMPAEIEKIWQQGCDWLKAAGAELVDVSLPHTKYALPAYYIVAPAEASSNLARYDGVRYGLRVSGRDITDMYEQTRAAGFGGEVRRRVMIGTYVLSAGYYDAYYLRAQKVRTLIKRDFEQCFEQGIHAMLTPATPSASFGIGEKGGADPVEMYLNDVFTVTVNMAGLPGIAVPAGSDAQGLPLGLQLIGRPFDEETLFSLGSVIEQAAGRYVAQPWW, encoded by the coding sequence ATGACCGAACTGACCGCACTGACCCTGGCCGATGCGCGCGATCGCCTGCGCAAGAAGGACCTCAGCTCCGCTGAGCTCACTGCCGCACATCTGGCCGCCATTGAGAAGGCGCGTTCGCTGAACGCCTTCGTGCTGGAGACGCCGGAGATCGCGACCGCGATGGCGAAAGCCTCCGACGCCCGCATCGCCAAAGGCGAGGGCGGCCCGCTCGAGGGCATTCCGCTCGCCATCAAGGACCTGTTCTGCACCAAGGGCGTGCGCACCACGGCGTGCTCGCACATCCTCGACAATTTCGTGCCGACCTATGAGTCTACGGTGACGTCGCAGCTCTGGCGCGACGGAGCGGTCATGCTCGGCAAGACCAATAATGACGAGTTCGCCATGGGCTCGTCGAACGAGACTTCGTATTTCGGCCCGGTGCAGTCGCCGTGGCGCCGCAAAGGCGGAGATTTGGGATCGAACACGCCGCTGGTGCCGGGCGGCTCGTCCGGCGGCTCGGCGGCGGCCGTCGCCGCGCAGCTTTGTCTTGGCGCCACGGCGACCGATACCGGCGGTTCTATCAGGCAGCCGGCCGCCTTCACCGGCACGGTCGGTATCAAGCCGACTTACGGGCGCTGCTCGCGCTGGGGCATCGTCGCGTTTGCCTCGTCGCTCGACCAGGCGGGTCCGATGGCCAAGACCGTGCGCGACGCCGCCATCATGCTGCGCTCGATGGCCGGCCCTGACGCCAAGGACACCACCTGCGCCGACATCGCGGTGCCGGATTACGAAGCGGCCGTCGGCAAATCGGTGAAGGGCCTGCGCATCGGCATTCCGAAGGAGTACCGCCTCGACGGCATGCCGGCCGAGATCGAGAAGATCTGGCAGCAGGGCTGCGACTGGCTCAAAGCGGCCGGCGCCGAGCTGGTCGATGTGTCGCTGCCGCACACCAAATATGCGCTGCCGGCCTATTATATCGTCGCGCCGGCGGAAGCCTCATCGAACCTCGCGCGCTATGACGGCGTGCGCTACGGCCTGCGCGTTTCCGGCCGCGACATCACCGACATGTACGAGCAGACGCGCGCCGCCGGTTTCGGCGGTGAAGTGCGCCGCCGCGTCATGATCGGCACCTATGTGCTGTCCGCCGGCTATTACGACGCCTATTACCTGCGGGCGCAGAAGGTCCGTACGCTGATCAAGCGCGACTTCGAGCAATGCTTCGAGCAGGGCATCCACGCCATGCTGACGCCGGCGACGCCGTCGGCCTCGTTCGGCATTGGCGAGAAGGGCGGCGCCGATCCGGTCGAGATGTATCTCAACGACGTCTTCACGGTGACGGTGAACATGGCCGGTCTGCCGGGCATTGCGGTACCGGCGGGCAGCGACGCTCAGGGCCTGCCGCTCGGGCTGCAGCTCATCGGCCGCCCGTTCGACGAAGAGACCTTGTTCTCCCTCGGCTCGGTGATCGAGCAGGCGGCGGGCCGCTACGTCGCGCAGCCGTGGTGGTGA
- the gatC gene encoding Asp-tRNA(Asn)/Glu-tRNA(Gln) amidotransferase subunit GatC — protein MSVDADTVRRIARLARIAVKDDEVEHLRGELNAILAFVEQLGEVDVEGVEPMTSVTPMAMKIRADLVTDGDDPEAVLANAPKSEDNFYLVPKVIE, from the coding sequence ATGTCCGTCGACGCCGACACCGTCCGCCGCATCGCCCGTCTCGCCCGCATCGCGGTGAAAGATGACGAGGTCGAGCATCTGCGCGGAGAACTCAACGCCATTCTGGCCTTCGTCGAACAACTCGGCGAGGTCGATGTCGAGGGCGTCGAGCCCATGACCTCGGTGACGCCAATGGCCATGAAGATCCGCGCCGACCTTGTCACCGACGGCGACGATCCCGAGGCCGTTCTCGCGAACGCGCCGAAGAGCGAAGACAATTTCTACCTCGTGCCGAAGGTGATCGAGTAG
- the ruvX gene encoding Holliday junction resolvase RuvX, with translation MTAPAPALILPLVDAAPHFGARGALLGLDLGTKTIGVAVSDPDRKLATGVETIARKQFTADAKRLLALATERNATGLVLGLPINMDGSEGPRAQSTRAFARNLAKLTQLPIAFWDERLSTAAVERGLIEADMRRERRAEVIDQHAAMFILQGALDRLAVLARS, from the coding sequence ATGACCGCTCCTGCGCCCGCCCTCATTCTGCCCCTCGTCGATGCGGCGCCGCATTTCGGTGCGCGCGGCGCCCTGCTCGGGCTCGATCTCGGCACCAAAACCATTGGTGTCGCCGTCAGCGATCCCGACCGCAAGCTCGCCACCGGCGTCGAGACCATCGCCCGCAAGCAGTTCACCGCCGACGCGAAGCGGCTGCTGGCGCTCGCCACCGAACGCAATGCAACCGGGCTGGTGCTCGGCCTGCCGATCAATATGGACGGCTCGGAAGGTCCGCGCGCACAATCGACCCGCGCTTTCGCCCGCAATCTCGCCAAGCTCACTCAGCTGCCGATCGCATTCTGGGACGAGCGGCTGTCGACGGCTGCCGTCGAACGCGGCCTGATCGAAGCCGACATGCGCCGTGAGCGCCGCGCCGAGGTCATCGACCAGCACGCCGCGATGTTCATCCTGCAGGGCGCGCTCGACCGCCTCGCCGTGCTGGCGCGCTCCTGA
- a CDS encoding aspartate carbamoyltransferase catalytic subunit, translating to MTNSPKSSFVLSHRHLLGIEGLSAADITGLLDLGEEFVALNRQIEKKQASLRGRTQINMFFEVSTRTQASFELAGKRLGADVMNMSASSSSMRKGETLIDTAMTLNAMHPDILVVRHHASGAVELLASKLDCSVINAGDGAHEHPTQALLDALTIRRNKGRIEGLLVVICGDILHSRVARSNILLLNTMGARVRVVGPSTLMPPGIERMGVEVAHDMREGLADADIVMMLRLQRERMNGSFVPSVSEYFNYWGLDTKKLAYAKKDALVMHPGPMNRGVEIDSIVADGAQSLIREQVEMGVAIRMAVLEALSRNLPNA from the coding sequence ATGACCAATTCGCCGAAATCATCATTCGTCCTCAGCCACCGTCATTTGCTGGGGATCGAAGGCCTTTCGGCCGCCGATATCACCGGCCTGCTCGACCTTGGCGAGGAATTCGTCGCCCTCAATCGCCAGATTGAGAAGAAGCAGGCCTCGTTGCGCGGCCGCACCCAGATCAACATGTTCTTCGAGGTCTCGACCCGGACGCAGGCCTCGTTCGAGCTCGCCGGCAAACGCCTCGGCGCCGACGTCATGAACATGTCGGCCTCCTCCTCCTCGATGCGCAAGGGCGAGACGCTGATCGACACGGCGATGACGCTCAACGCCATGCACCCCGACATCCTGGTGGTGCGCCACCACGCCTCCGGCGCGGTGGAACTGCTGGCGTCCAAGCTCGATTGCTCGGTGATCAATGCCGGCGACGGCGCCCACGAGCATCCGACGCAGGCTTTGCTCGATGCCCTCACCATCCGCCGCAACAAGGGCCGCATCGAGGGCCTGCTGGTCGTGATCTGCGGCGACATCCTGCATTCGCGCGTCGCCCGCTCGAACATCCTGCTCTTGAATACCATGGGCGCGCGCGTGCGCGTCGTCGGCCCGTCGACGCTGATGCCGCCCGGCATCGAGCGCATGGGCGTCGAGGTCGCGCATGACATGCGCGAAGGTCTTGCCGACGCCGACATCGTCATGATGCTGCGCCTGCAGCGCGAGCGCATGAACGGCTCGTTCGTGCCGTCCGTCTCCGAATATTTCAACTACTGGGGCCTCGATACCAAAAAGCTGGCTTACGCCAAGAAGGATGCGCTGGTGATGCATCCGGGTCCGATGAACCGCGGCGTCGAGATCGACTCTATCGTCGCCGATGGCGCGCAGTCCCTGATCCGCGAACAGGTCGAGATGGGCGTCGCCATCCGCATGGCGGTGCTGGAAGCGCTGTCGAGGAACCTGCCCAATGCGTAG
- a CDS encoding dihydroorotase — translation MLSERRPVLLANARIIDPSRDLDIAGDLLIADGTIRDARKGIGAAGVPEGTEVIDCRGKVVAPGLVDMRAFIGEPGAGYRETFASASQAAAAGGVTTIVCQPDTSPVIDDPATVDFVLRRARDTAIVHVAPMAALTKGLEGKEMTEIGLLKAAGAVAFTDGARSVTNAQVMRRALTYARDFDALIVHHTEDPDLVADGVMNEGEFAARLGLFGIPTAAEAIMLERDMRLVALTKGRYHAASVTCPSSLAVLGDAKEAGLAVTAAASINHLTLNENDIGPYRTFLKMSPPLRAESDRQALVQALNDGLIDVIMSDHNPQDVETKRLPFAEAAAGAIGLETMLSAGLRLVHSGDVTLPTLLRAMSTRPAELLGIPGGTLRTGAPADVIVIDTDVPWVVNPDELKSKCKNTPFDEARMTGRVVRTIVAGRTIFESL, via the coding sequence ATGTTGTCCGAACGCCGCCCCGTCCTGCTGGCCAATGCCCGGATCATCGATCCGTCGCGCGATCTCGACATTGCCGGCGATCTCCTGATCGCCGACGGCACGATCCGCGACGCCCGCAAGGGCATCGGCGCTGCCGGCGTGCCGGAAGGCACCGAGGTGATCGACTGCCGCGGCAAGGTCGTGGCCCCCGGTCTTGTCGACATGCGCGCTTTCATCGGCGAGCCAGGCGCCGGCTATCGCGAGACCTTTGCCTCCGCAAGCCAGGCCGCCGCTGCCGGCGGCGTCACCACCATCGTTTGTCAGCCGGACACCTCGCCGGTGATCGACGATCCGGCGACCGTCGATTTCGTTCTGCGCCGCGCCCGCGACACCGCCATTGTCCATGTCGCGCCGATGGCCGCGCTGACGAAGGGCCTCGAAGGCAAGGAGATGACCGAGATCGGCCTGCTCAAGGCCGCCGGCGCTGTCGCCTTCACCGATGGCGCGAGAAGCGTGACCAACGCCCAGGTGATGCGGCGCGCGCTGACTTACGCCCGCGACTTCGATGCGCTGATCGTGCATCACACCGAAGATCCCGATCTCGTCGCGGACGGTGTGATGAACGAAGGCGAATTCGCCGCACGTCTCGGCCTGTTCGGCATTCCGACCGCGGCCGAAGCCATCATGCTCGAGCGCGACATGCGGCTGGTGGCGCTGACCAAGGGCCGCTATCACGCCGCGTCCGTCACCTGCCCGTCCTCGCTCGCCGTGCTCGGCGATGCCAAGGAAGCCGGCCTCGCCGTCACCGCCGCCGCGTCGATCAATCATCTGACGCTGAACGAAAACGATATCGGGCCCTACCGCACCTTCCTCAAGATGTCGCCGCCTTTGCGCGCCGAGAGCGACCGCCAGGCGCTCGTGCAGGCGCTCAATGACGGTCTCATCGATGTCATCATGTCGGACCACAATCCGCAGGATGTCGAAACCAAGCGCCTGCCCTTCGCCGAAGCGGCGGCCGGCGCCATCGGGCTGGAGACGATGTTGTCGGCGGGCTTGCGGTTGGTGCATTCGGGCGATGTGACGCTGCCGACCTTGCTGCGCGCCATGTCGACGCGCCCGGCCGAACTGCTCGGCATTCCCGGCGGCACGCTGCGCACCGGCGCGCCGGCCGATGTGATCGTCATCGACACCGACGTGCCGTGGGTGGTCAATCCGGACGAACTCAAGTCGAAGTGCAAGAACACGCCGTTCGACGAAGCGCGCATGACCGGCCGCGTCGTGCGCACCATCGTCGCCGGCCGCACGATTTTTGAATCGCTATGA
- the plsY gene encoding glycerol-3-phosphate 1-O-acyltransferase PlsY produces the protein MSWQLTLLLAFCFGYLLGSIPFGLLFTKLAGTEDLRSIGSGNIGATNVLRTGRKGLAAATLLCDALKGTLAVLAAQHAAGYEAALIAGFGAFLGHLFPVWLGFKGGKGVATYIGLLIGLAWPGALIFIGLWLVVAFLSRYSSLSALVASALTPIALLALGRPEAAALFFLLGILLWIMHRANIQRLLNGTEGKIGK, from the coding sequence ATGAGCTGGCAGCTTACCCTCCTCCTCGCCTTCTGCTTCGGCTATCTGCTCGGCTCGATCCCGTTCGGCCTGTTGTTCACCAAGCTCGCCGGCACCGAGGATCTGCGTTCGATCGGTTCGGGCAATATCGGCGCCACCAATGTGCTGCGCACCGGCCGCAAGGGACTCGCCGCCGCGACGCTGCTCTGCGATGCGCTCAAGGGCACGCTGGCCGTGCTGGCCGCGCAACACGCCGCCGGCTACGAGGCCGCGCTGATCGCGGGGTTCGGCGCCTTCCTCGGCCATCTCTTTCCGGTGTGGCTTGGCTTCAAGGGCGGCAAAGGCGTTGCCACTTATATCGGCTTGCTGATTGGGCTTGCCTGGCCGGGCGCGCTGATCTTCATCGGCCTGTGGCTCGTCGTCGCCTTCCTGTCGCGCTACTCGTCGCTGTCGGCCCTGGTCGCCAGCGCCTTGACGCCGATCGCCCTGCTCGCACTCGGCCGCCCGGAGGCGGCGGCGCTGTTCTTCCTGCTCGGCATTCTCTTATGGATCATGCACCGGGCCAATATTCAGCGCCTGCTGAACGGGACTGAAGGCAAGATCGGGAAGTAG
- the dprA gene encoding DNA-processing protein DprA, protein MAARTKLTDEQRLDWLRLIRSDNVGPRTFRELINTYGGAKGALAALPALARRGGASRITLCPVEDAEAELKACHARGIDLIALGEPDYPQRLQTIDDAPPLLAVRGNIASLSRPLVAIVGSRNASAVGLKFAASLARDLGGAGYGIVSGLARGIDAAAHRASQETGTIAVLAGGQARIYPAEHEKLVDELIAQGAAVSEMPLAHEPRAHDFPRRNRLISGLSVGVVIVEAAKRSGSLITARMAGEQGREVFAVPGSPLDPRAEGTNGLLKQGATLVTEAADVINAIEPILGRGLPPVEEPEMEDLLGPGDEPDNDERSRIVALLGPSPITIDDLVRLSDTTPATVRVVLLELELAGRLERHGGGLVSLV, encoded by the coding sequence GTGGCTGCCAGAACCAAACTCACCGACGAGCAGCGCCTCGACTGGCTGCGGCTGATCCGCAGCGACAATGTCGGGCCGCGCACCTTTCGCGAATTGATAAACACCTATGGCGGCGCGAAGGGCGCGCTCGCGGCCCTGCCCGCTCTCGCGCGCCGCGGCGGCGCGTCGCGCATCACCCTCTGCCCAGTCGAAGACGCAGAGGCCGAACTCAAGGCGTGCCACGCGCGCGGCATCGACCTCATCGCGCTGGGCGAGCCCGATTATCCGCAGCGCCTGCAAACCATCGACGATGCGCCGCCGCTACTCGCCGTGCGCGGCAACATCGCGTCACTGTCGAGGCCGCTGGTCGCCATTGTCGGCTCGCGCAACGCCTCCGCCGTCGGTCTGAAATTCGCGGCGTCGCTGGCGCGCGATCTGGGCGGCGCTGGCTACGGCATCGTGTCGGGGCTGGCGCGCGGCATTGACGCTGCCGCGCATCGCGCGAGCCAGGAGACCGGCACGATCGCCGTGCTGGCCGGCGGCCAGGCGCGCATCTATCCGGCGGAACACGAAAAGCTGGTCGATGAACTTATCGCGCAGGGCGCGGCGGTATCGGAAATGCCGCTCGCGCACGAGCCGCGCGCCCATGACTTCCCGCGCCGCAATCGCCTCATCTCCGGCCTGTCGGTCGGCGTCGTCATCGTCGAGGCGGCCAAGCGCTCCGGCTCGCTGATCACCGCGCGCATGGCCGGCGAACAGGGCCGCGAAGTCTTCGCCGTGCCGGGTTCGCCGCTCGATCCGCGCGCCGAAGGCACCAATGGCCTGCTCAAGCAGGGCGCGACACTGGTCACCGAAGCAGCGGACGTGATCAATGCCATCGAGCCGATCCTCGGCCGCGGCCTGCCCCCCGTGGAGGAGCCCGAGATGGAAGACTTGCTCGGCCCTGGCGACGAACCGGACAATGACGAGCGCAGTCGCATCGTCGCGCTGCTCGGTCCCTCGCCGATCACGATCGACGATCTGGTGCGGCTGTCAGATACCACCCCGGCCACTGTCCGTGTCGTGCTGCTGGAGCTTGAACTGGCGGGACGGCTGGAGCGCCACGGCGGCGGGCTGGTGTCGCTGGTGTAA